CCCCTGGCTGTTCGTGGTCGTCGAGGCGACGACCGCGTTGGACGCATTGAGGAGGCTGACGACCACGCCCGGGATGCCGGCCTCGCCGTTATCCACCATCCCGTCGTTGTTGGCGTCGTTCCACACCAGGTTGCCGATCGACAGGGGCTGGAAGAGCCCGAAATCGCCGTTCGTATTAGCCGACCCGACACCACCCGCCCCGGCGTCCGGGTTCGTCCCGGGTGTCGTTAGTGTGACTGGCTGGCTGGTCACAACGGCCCCAGTTTGGGTTCCGTGATCGGTGTTGTTCCCGGCGTCGGTGTAGTTCGTCGACCCGGGCTCGTACGGCCCAGTCGGGCTGCCGTTCGTGCCGGTGCTACTGGCGTACCCGGTCGGCGGGGTCACTTGGACCGTGTAAGTGCCAGGGATCAAGTCGGTGAACAAGTAGTGGCCGGTGCCGTCGGTGGTCGTCGTCGCGATCGGATTCCCATTTGAGAGAAGAGTGACGGTGACGTTCGGTATGCCGGCTTCCGTTCCATCGAGTGTGCCGTCGTTGTTGGCGTCATCCCACACGGTGTCGCCGAGAGACAGGGGCTGGAAGACGCCGAAGTCGACGTTCAGGTTGGCCGTGTTAGCCCCGCCGGTGCCGGGGTCCGGGTTGCCGGCGGTGCCGGAGGCGGCCAGGGTGACGACCCCGCTGGTGATGGTGGTGGGAGTGGTCTGGGTGCCGTGGTCGGTGTTGTTGGTGGCGTCGGTGAAGGTGGCCACCCCGGGCTCGAATGGTCCGGTCGGGGAGCCATTGGTGCCGGTGCTGGAGACGTACCCGGCGGGGGGCGTGATGCGGACCTCGTAGGACCCGGGGACGAGGTCGGTGAACAGGTAGTGTCCGCTGGCGTCGGTGGTGGTGGTGAGGGGGTTGCCGGCGACCACGATGGGGTTGCCGTTGCCGTCGAGGAGCGCGACGGTGACGCCCGGGAGTCCGGCCTCACTGTTGTCGAGTAGTCCGTCGTTGTTGGCGTCGACCCACACGGTGTCGCCGAGGGACAGGGGTTGGAAGACGCCGAAGTCGACGTTCAGGTTGGCCGTGTTGGCCCCGCCGGCGCCGGGGTCCGGGTTGCCCGCGTTGCCGGGGGCGGCCAGGGTGACGGGTCCGCTGGCGATGGTGGCCCCGGTGGTCGTCCCGTGGTCGGTGCTGTTGGTCGGGTCGGTGAACCCGACCCCGGTGGCCGGCTCGTACGGCCCGGTCGGGCTGCCGTTCGTACCCGTGCTGGAGATGTACCCGGCGGGGGGCGTGATCTGGACGGTGTACGTGCCCGGGATGAGGTCGGTGAACAGGTAGTTGCCGTTGCCGGCGGTGGTCGTGGTGGCGACCGGGGTGGCCCCGCTGAACAGGACGACGGTCACCCCGTTGAGGCCCGTCTCGCTGTTGTCGAGTGTGCCGTCGTTGTTGGCGTCGGCCCACACGGTGTCGCCGAGGGATAGGGGTGTGAAGAAGCCGAAATCCTGGGTGGTGTCGCTATCGGCGTCGGTGGCCGGGTTGGGGATGCCGCCCGGGGTCGGGGCCTCGCCGGTCGGCTCGGTCCCGAGCGCGAGGGTGACGACCGGTCCGGTCACCGCCCCGCCCGGCTGGGTCGTCCCGTGGTCCTGGCCGTCCGACCCGGACCCGAGCGGGCTGGGCTCGAACGGTCCGGTCGGGCTGCCGTTCGTCCCGGTGCTATTGATCTGTCCGGCGAGGGGTCCGCCGGGGGCGAAGTTGGCGGCCGGGATGGACACCTGGTACTGTCCGGGGATGAGGTCGGTGAACAAGTACCCGCCCTGGGCGTTCGTGGTGGTCGTGGCGACCGGGCTGCCGTTCGTGTCGAGGACGACGGTGACGCCGGGGATACCGGCCTCGCCGTTGTCGAGCGTGCCGTCGTTGTTGGCGTCGGCCCACACGGTGTCGCCGACGGACAGGGGCTGGAAGACGCCGAAGTCGACGTTCAGGTTGGCGTCGCCCGCGGTGTCCGGGTTGGTGCCGGGCGCGACAAGTGTGACGACTCCGCTGGTGATGGTGGTCGGGGTGGTTTGGGTTCCGTGGTCGGTGTTATTGCCCGCGTCGGAGAAGTCGGTCGACCCGGGTTCATACGGCCCTGACGCAGAGCCGTTCGTCCCTGTGCTGGACACGTACCCGGCGGGTGGGGTGATGCGGACCTCGTAGGACCCGGGGACGAGGTCGGTGAACAGGTACTGGCCGCTCGCGTTCGTGGTCGTCGTGATCGGGCTGTTGTTCTGGTCGAGGATCGGGTTGCCGTTGCCGTCGAGGAGTGTGACGGTGACGCCCGGGAGCCCGGTCTCGCCATTGTCGAGTGTGCCGTCGTTGTTGGCGTCGACCCACACGGTGTCGCCGAGGGACAGGGGCTGGAAGACGCCGAAGTCGACGTTCAGGTTGGCGTCGCCTGCGGTGTCCGGGTTGGTACCGGGCGCGGAGAGGGTGACGGAGCCGCTGGTGCTGGTGGTGGGGGTCGTCTGGGTGCCGTGGTCGGTGCTGTTGGTCGGGTCGGTGAACCCGACCCCGGTGGCCGGCTCGTACGGCCCGGTCGGGCTGCCGTTAGTACCCGTGCTGGAGATGTACCCGGCGGGCGGGGTGATCTGGACGGTGTACGTACCTGGGATGAGGTCGGTGAACAGATAGTTGCCGTTGCCGGCGGTGGTCGTGGTGGCGATCGGGGTGGCCCCGCTGAACAGGACGACGGTCACCCCGTTGAGGCCCGTCTCGGTGCCGTCGAGTGTGCCGTCGTTGTTGGCGTCGGCCCACACGGTGTCGCCGAGGGATAGGGGTGTGAAGAAGCCGAAATCCTGGGTGGTGTCGCTATCGGCGTCGGTGGCCGGGTTGGGGATGCCGCCCGGGGTCGGGGCCTCGCCGGTCGGCTCGGTCCCGAGGGCCAGGGTGACGACCGCTCCGGTCACCGCCCCGCCCGGCTGGGTCGTCCCGTGGTCCTGGCCGTCCGACCCGGACCCGAGCGGGCTGGGCTCGAACGGTCCGGTCGGGCTGCCGTTCGTCCCGGTGCTACTGATCTGTCCGGCGAGGGGTCCGCCGGGGGCGAAGTTGGCGGCCGGGATGGACACCTGGTACTGTCCGGGGATGAGGTCGGTGAACAAGTACCCGCCCTGGGCGTTCGTGGTGGTCGTGGCGACCGGGCTGCCGTTCATGTCGAGGACGACGGTGACGCCGGGGATACCGGCCTCGCCGTTGTCGAGCGTGCCGTCGTTGTCGGCGTCGGCCCACACGGTGTCGCCGACGGACAGGGGCAGGAAGACGCCGAAGTCGACGTTCAGGTTGGCCGTGTTGGCCCCGCCGGTGCCGGGGTCGGGGTTGCCGGCGGTGCCGGGGGCGGCCAGGGTGACGGCGGCCGAGGTGATGGTGGCCCCGGCGGTGGTCCCGTGGTCGGTGCTGTTGGTCGGGTCGGTGAACCCGACCCCGGTGGCTGGCTCGTACGGCCCGGTCGGGGAGCCGTTGGTGCCGGTGCTGGACACGTACCCGGCAGGCGGGGTGATCTGCACGGTGTACGTACCCGGGATCAGATCGGTGAACAGGTAGTTGCCGTTACCGGCGGTGGTCGTGGTGGCGACCGGGGTGGCCCCGCTGAACAGGACGACGGTGACCCCGTTGAGCCCGGTCTCGCCGTTGTCGAGTGTGCCGTCGTTGTTGGCGTCGACCCACACGGTGTCGCCGAGGGACAGGGGTTGGAAGACGCCGAAGTCGACGTTCAGGTTGGCCGTGTTGGCCCCGCCGGTGCCGGGGTCGGGGTTGCCGGCGGTCCCGGGGGCGGTGAGGGTGACGGCGGCCGAGGTGATGGTGGTGGGGGTCGTCTGGGTGCCGTGGTCGGTGCTGTTGGTGGCGTCGGTGAAGGTGCCGACCCCGGGCTCGAACGGTCCGGTCGGGCTGCCGTTGGTGCCGGTGCTCGACACGTACCCGGCGGGCGGGGTGATCTGGACGGTGTAGGTGCCCGGGATGAGGTCGGTGAACAGGTACTGGCCGTTGCCGGCGGTGGTCGTGGTGGCGACCGGGGTGGCCCCGCTGAAGAGGACGACGGTGACCCCGTTGAGTCCCGTCTCGCCGTTGTCGAGTGTGCCGTCGTTGTTGGCGTCGACCCACACGGTGTCGCCGAGGGACAGGGGTTGGTAGACGCCGAAGTCGACGTTCAGGTTGGCCGTGTTGGCCCCGCCGGTGCCGGGGTCGGGGTTGCCGGCGGTGCCGGGGGCGGCCAGGGTGACGGCGGCCGAGGTGATGGTGGCCCCGGCGGTGGTCCCGTGGTCGGTGCTGTTGGTCGGGTCGGTGAACCCGACCCCGGTGGCTGGCTCGTACGGCCCGGTCGGGGAGCCGTTGGTGCCGGTGCTGGACACGTACCCGGCAGGCGGGGTGATCTGCACGGTGTACGTACCCGGGATCAGATCGGTGAACAGGTAGTTGCCGTTACCGGCGGTGGTCGTGGTGGCGACCGGGGTGGCCCCGCTGAACAGGACGACGGTGACCCCGTTGAGCCCGGTCTCGCCGTTGTCGAGTGTGCCGTCGTTGTTGGCGTCGACCCACACGGTGTCGCCGAGGCTGAGGGGCTGGAAGACGCCGAAGTCGACGTTGAAGTTAGCGTTGCCGACTCCGGTGGGTCCGGTGTCCGGGTTGGAGCCTGGGGCGCTCAGGGTGACGGGCGCGCTGGTAATGGTCGTGGCAGACGTCTGGGTGCCGTGGTCGGTGTTGTTGGTGGCGTCGGTGAAGGTGGCTGACCCGGGTTCAAAGGGGCCGGCCGGGGAGCCGTTGGTACCGGTGCTGGAAATGTACCCGGCGGGCGGGGTGATCTGGACCTCGTAAGTGCCG
The DNA window shown above is from Fimbriiglobus ruber and carries:
- a CDS encoding SdrD B-like domain-containing protein; this encodes MDKAYQLYGQNTNHDTNFGKANGIGGLTILTTPAPIEIGNRVWKDTNGNGIQDAGEPGIAGVKVILYNAAGTNPIATATTDANGDYYFSNDTTRSSTSSAIYALPLTAGSTYQIQIQNATGANQQTALAGLTPTTPFNDSTANGAARDSNGVLNSTTDFIEATASANTVTLGTAGQDDHTLDAGFEPLLSLGNFVWNDTNNDGSFDASEVGLPGVTVALLDGNGNPILVAGNPVTTTTDSAGHYEFDNLLPGTYEVQITPPAGYISSTGTNGSPAGPFEPGSATFTDATNNTDHGTQTSATTITSAPVTLSAPGSNPDTGPTGVGNANFNVDFGVFQPLSLGDTVWVDANNDGTLDNGETGLNGVTVVLFSGATPVATTTTAGNGNYLFTDLIPGTYTVQITPPAGYVSSTGTNGSPTGPYEPATGVGFTDPTNSTDHGTTAGATITSAAVTLAAPGTAGNPDPGTGGANTANLNVDFGVYQPLSLGDTVWVDANNDGTLDNGETGLNGVTVVLFSGATPVATTTTAGNGQYLFTDLIPGTYTVQITPPAGYVSSTGTNGSPTGPFEPGVGTFTDATNSTDHGTQTTPTTITSAAVTLTAPGTAGNPDPGTGGANTANLNVDFGVFQPLSLGDTVWVDANNDGTLDNGETGLNGVTVVLFSGATPVATTTTAGNGNYLFTDLIPGTYTVQITPPAGYVSSTGTNGSPTGPYEPATGVGFTDPTNSTDHGTTAGATITSAAVTLAAPGTAGNPDPGTGGANTANLNVDFGVFLPLSVGDTVWADADNDGTLDNGEAGIPGVTVVLDMNGSPVATTTTNAQGGYLFTDLIPGQYQVSIPAANFAPGGPLAGQISSTGTNGSPTGPFEPSPLGSGSDGQDHGTTQPGGAVTGAVVTLALGTEPTGEAPTPGGIPNPATDADSDTTQDFGFFTPLSLGDTVWADANNDGTLDGTETGLNGVTVVLFSGATPIATTTTAGNGNYLFTDLIPGTYTVQITPPAGYISSTGTNGSPTGPYEPATGVGFTDPTNSTDHGTQTTPTTSTSGSVTLSAPGTNPDTAGDANLNVDFGVFQPLSLGDTVWVDANNDGTLDNGETGLPGVTVTLLDGNGNPILDQNNSPITTTTNASGQYLFTDLVPGSYEVRITPPAGYVSSTGTNGSASGPYEPGSTDFSDAGNNTDHGTQTTPTTITSGVVTLVAPGTNPDTAGDANLNVDFGVFQPLSVGDTVWADANNDGTLDNGEAGIPGVTVVLDTNGSPVATTTTNAQGGYLFTDLIPGQYQVSIPAANFAPGGPLAGQINSTGTNGSPTGPFEPSPLGSGSDGQDHGTTQPGGAVTGPVVTLALGTEPTGEAPTPGGIPNPATDADSDTTQDFGFFTPLSLGDTVWADANNDGTLDNSETGLNGVTVVLFSGATPVATTTTAGNGNYLFTDLIPGTYTVQITPPAGYISSTGTNGSPTGPYEPATGVGFTDPTNSTDHGTTTGATIASGPVTLAAPGNAGNPDPGAGGANTANLNVDFGVFQPLSLGDTVWVDANNDGLLDNSEAGLPGVTVALLDGNGNPIVVAGNPLTTTTDASGHYLFTDLVPGSYEVRITPPAGYVSSTGTNGSPTGPFEPGVATFTDATNNTDHGTQTTPTTITSGVVTLAASGTAGNPDPGTGGANTANLNVDFGVFQPLSLGDTVWDDANNDGTLDGTEAGIPNVTVTLLSNGNPIATTTTDGTGHYLFTDLIPGTYTVQVTPPTGYASSTGTNGSPTGPYEPGSTNYTDAGNNTDHGTQTGAVVTSQPVTLTTPGTNPDAGAGGVGSANTNGDFGLFQPLSIGNLVWNDANNDGMVDNGEAGIPGVVVSLLNASNAVVASTTTNSQGSYLFTDLIPGTYHVQIDASNFAAGGALAGQISSTGTNGSPTGPYEPTSLASGSNNQDHGTTSGTLGSGGVVLGNPIVLGIGTAPTGEGSTPGITDPATDANSDTTQDFGFFTPLSVGNLVWNDANNDGTVDNGELGLANVTVVLLDSNGQPVATTTTDGSGNYQFVDLIPGTYQVRVTPPAGYTSSSGTNASVSGPFEPGSTNFTNAGNNTDHGTVTGTTVTSPAFSLSLPGSNPDAGPGGAGTANTNVDFGLYQPLSLGNFVFGDTNNDGVLDGAESGIGGITVTLLDGTGHPILVGGNPVTTTTDASGHYQFNNLVPGTYQVQITPPPGYSSSTGTSGSPTGPYEPGSTNYTDAGNNTDHGTANGATIISQPVTLTAAGTNPDAGPSGTGDANLNVDFGIHQSLSLGNLVFDDTNNDGRLDGNETGIPNVTVTLLDGNGQPVLDSSHNPITTTTDANGFYQFNNLAPGTYQVQITPPAGYISSSGTNGSLTGPFEPGSTNFTDAGNNTDHGTTTGTTVTSPTVTLNPPGGNPDNAGNGNLNVDFGLYQPLSLGNFVFNDANNDGKMDNGEAGVPGVPVVLLDATGDPVATTTTDAAGHYQFDDLAPGTYRVQITPPPDSSPVAGPTAARPGRSSPGRPTTPTPATTPTTGPPPGRPLLASRSP